The following coding sequences are from one Geodermatophilus normandii window:
- a CDS encoding SDR family oxidoreductase, with protein sequence MDLGLGGRGYLLTGASRGLGLATARALVADGARVLVSSRSASSVDAAVAALGDGASGVAADLADPGAAGTLVTTALERLGRVDGVLVSVGGPAPGTVLQTAEEDWRAAVDSVLLGPLRLLRALVPHLSEGAAIGMVLSTSVRQPIGHLAISNALRPGLAMTLKALADELGPRGIRVVGLMPGTIATDRITEIEAASGDPAKARSRTEAGIPLRRVGEPDEFGRVAAFLLSPAASYVTGTMVAVDGGVLRTP encoded by the coding sequence ATGGACCTGGGCCTGGGCGGTCGCGGCTACCTGCTCACCGGCGCGAGCCGGGGGCTGGGCCTCGCGACCGCCCGGGCCCTGGTCGCCGACGGGGCGCGCGTCCTCGTCAGCTCCCGCTCGGCCTCCTCGGTCGACGCGGCCGTGGCGGCCCTCGGCGACGGCGCGTCCGGGGTGGCGGCCGACCTCGCCGACCCCGGCGCGGCCGGCACCCTGGTGACGACGGCGCTCGAGCGGCTCGGCCGGGTCGACGGCGTCCTCGTCTCCGTCGGCGGGCCGGCGCCCGGCACGGTGCTGCAGACGGCCGAGGAGGACTGGCGGGCCGCCGTCGACAGCGTCCTGCTCGGGCCGCTGCGGCTGCTGCGGGCGCTGGTGCCGCACCTGTCCGAGGGCGCGGCCATCGGCATGGTCCTGTCGACGTCGGTGCGCCAGCCGATCGGGCACCTGGCCATCTCCAACGCCCTGCGCCCGGGCCTGGCCATGACCCTCAAGGCACTGGCCGACGAGCTCGGCCCCCGCGGGATCCGGGTGGTCGGGCTGATGCCCGGCACGATCGCCACCGACCGCATCACCGAGATCGAGGCCGCCTCCGGCGACCCCGCGAAGGCGCGCTCCCGGACCGAGGCCGGCATCCCGCTGCGGCGGGTCGGCGAGCCCGACGAGTTCGGCCGGGTCGCCGCCTTCCTGCTCTCCCCCGCCGCGTCCTACGTCACCGGCACGATGGTCGCCGTCGACGGCGGCGTCCTCCGTACTCCATGA